The following coding sequences are from one bacterium SCSIO 12741 window:
- a CDS encoding DUF2911 domain-containing protein has protein sequence MRLTVFALLTILSFQLNAQFHTLTMPKPSPAASMTQQVGVTFVKISYHSPSTYGREVWTNPGTIPQNGDPIPWRAGANENTTISFDTDVKIEGQTLKAGSYGFHIIPNGHEHTLLFARPDNLWGSYYLDVDNDVVLRVTVKDTASDFHEYLTYAVVKRQENSCQFALKWADRMIPFTVSVDLPATAVEKWRYELNGTNTYQWEAWNDAAAWCVSHQTNLEEALTWVNRSINGGYGGFAGHLSFVNLSTKIEILDALGRTDELEEILQGLGDEDFTADEAHYMGATLLKLKQDQIAADLMSQGLKQHPEDWGMMLYRGVAHYFLGNQKTANKALDLCETHCPEQFKPRLDAIRGQMKEGNYQFPQRKS, from the coding sequence ATGAGATTAACCGTTTTTGCTCTTCTTACGATTCTGAGCTTCCAACTGAACGCTCAGTTTCACACGCTCACGATGCCCAAGCCGAGTCCGGCAGCCAGTATGACCCAGCAGGTGGGAGTTACTTTCGTAAAAATCAGCTACCACAGTCCTTCCACCTATGGACGAGAAGTGTGGACGAATCCGGGAACCATTCCCCAAAACGGAGATCCCATCCCGTGGCGAGCCGGCGCCAATGAAAACACGACCATTAGTTTTGATACCGATGTAAAAATTGAAGGGCAAACCCTAAAAGCCGGTTCTTATGGTTTTCACATTATTCCCAATGGCCATGAGCACACCTTACTCTTTGCCCGACCCGATAACCTCTGGGGCAGTTATTACCTGGATGTAGATAATGATGTAGTTCTACGGGTAACGGTAAAAGATACCGCATCCGACTTTCACGAATACTTGACCTACGCGGTGGTAAAACGTCAGGAAAACAGTTGTCAATTTGCCCTCAAGTGGGCCGACCGTATGATTCCCTTCACCGTTTCGGTAGATCTACCGGCAACGGCGGTTGAAAAATGGCGCTACGAGCTCAACGGCACCAACACCTACCAATGGGAAGCCTGGAACGATGCCGCTGCTTGGTGTGTAAGTCACCAGACCAACCTGGAAGAAGCTCTAACCTGGGTCAACCGTTCCATTAATGGCGGCTACGGTGGATTTGCCGGCCACCTGAGTTTTGTGAATCTGAGTACCAAAATTGAAATTCTGGATGCCTTGGGAAGAACCGATGAACTGGAAGAAATTCTCCAGGGATTGGGCGACGAAGACTTCACCGCCGACGAAGCTCACTACATGGGAGCCACACTCCTCAAATTAAAGCAGGATCAAATAGCGGCCGATCTGATGAGCCAAGGACTCAAGCAACATCCGGAAGATTGGGGAATGATGCTTTACCGCGGAGTGGCCCATTATTTTTTGGGAAATCAAAAGACAGCTAACAAAGCCCTCGATCTGTGCGAAACTCATTGCCCGGAACAGTTTAAACCCAGACTGGATGCCATTCGCGGTCAAATGAAGGAAGGCAACTACCAATTCC